In Dryocola sp. LX212, the genomic stretch CCCAGACGGGGCATAAAGCTGTTGAGAATTGACGGTGTTTTCTCACCGTTGGCAACAATGCGCAGGGGAAGCTCGGTGTCGCACCAGCTCTGCGGCGAATTATTTTTGATGTTGTCGATCCAGACGTCCAGCTTCTGGGAGGGAGACTGCACAATACGATAATTCCCTGCCCATACGGTTGTTGATGCCAGCAGCAACGCAACGCCTGACAGCCAGAGTTTCATAATAATCCTTGAGCCAAAGTGAATGATGAGTGGGGCGCGGCAGCCGGGCAGAAATGCCGGATGCGCCCCTATATTCTCATGGTAACTGTTTGTTTTAAATCTTTCTTTCTACCAGCCAGGACGACTAATCGATGATCCAGGTGCCGTTGTTGGCGTTCTGGCAGGCTTTACTGGCGTTGTCCACCGCAACACAGGTTGTTTTCTTAGCCGCTTTGCGGGGGCGTGGGCGATCTTTTTTCAGCGTCTGAGCGTACAGCTCACTTTTAACCAGCGCGCGCATCGGCACGTAGCCTGTCAGCTGCTGCTTGTCTTTTTCCGCGATGGCAAGCCACGAATGTTCAACCTGGCCCAGCACGCGATAGGTCTGGCCGTTTTCCAGCTGACCGATAACTTTGCCCCCGAAGTCTGGCTTGCTCAAAATAGATCCCGGATAGAGCGCCCGGTAGTCCGCATCAATCGCCGTGAATTCCGCAGGAGGGGATACGGCATAGCGGTGGGTGAGCGTAACGCCGTTCACCACGCTGGTCACAATGGTGTCATCTGTCATGGTCGGAGGCGGCGCTTTGCAGCCAACGACGCTTGTGACGACAAGGAGGGCTAACAGATTTCGCAATTTCATCGTGACTTTCCCTGAAAATTTTATCGTGTGGGCAGGGAAGTCCTGGCCCGGGATAGAAAATTAAGCGTATGGGTTAAGCATAGTAGTCGTGATTTTACATAGCCTGATTAACAATTCAATGGCGAGATAACATCGCCAGAACATTAAATGAGACGGCTAACAAATCGCGGGAAAAACAGACAATAATAATTCTCCTGCTTCCCACCGCTCCGTCAGCGTGAAAAATCAGCGCAAAAACTCGGTTTTTATACTATCTTGCTGAATAATAGACAGTAAATTGTAGATAAGTCTCACGGAGCCTGCCCTTCAAAAAGCGCATTTTGTCGGTTGGAAAAGTGAACCTGAGGATAATCTTAAATCAATTTTTTATTCCTTTACCGCTAGCCAGAATCCTCGGAATTAAAAGGCCAGCGTTATTTAATTGCTGTGCTAAATAACGTCCCTAATAAAAGAGCAGGAAAGTCACGCCGCACACATTGCGATCGGCAATAGTAGGGAGAAGATAGCGCTATTGCCGGTAAGCAAAAATATTGGCAGGCCGCAGGCAGAATGCTTTTGTGACATTTTTTTACATTCCATATTAATAGCCGTGTAACGCACTTAACGCAGCATGAAAGGCCATATTGTTTATAAACTATTGATACATAACAATTAAATTAATTATTTCGGATTGAAATTAATGATTGAGCCGCAGGGGAAAAGGCTCTATATTGGCCGCGCTTTTCTCACGCTCGTTACTTTTATTTTTCAATTATTCAACTGTGGCGTTACGAATGCCCCCAGTTGTAGGAGTGATATGATGACGGATAAAGTCCGTATTGATACTTTAGGTGCAAATTCATTAAATGGTAACAACGAAGCGTATTTAGCAAGACAGGCTGAATATGAATCGAATGTCAGGAGTTATCCCCGTAAGCTGCCGCTGGCTATAGCCAAAGCCGAAGGCGTCTGGATAACCGATGTTGAGAATAATCACTATCTTGACTGTCTGGCCGGCGCGGGAACGCTGGCGCTGGGTCATAACCACCCTGACGTACTGCAAAGCATCCAAAATGTCCTTACCAGCGGCTTGCCGTTACATACACTGGACCTGACCACCCCCCTGAAAGACCAGTTTTCCGCGTATTTGCTCTCTTTATTACCCAGCCAGGGGAAAGAGTACTGCCTGCAGTTTACCGGCCCAAGCGGTGCGGACGCGGTAGAAGCGGCGCTGAAGCTTGCTAAAAAAGTCACCGGCAGAAGCGGTATCATCAGTTTCTCCGGGGCCTACCATGGCATGACGCACGGCGCGCTGTCCGTCACCGGCAACCTTTCACCCAAAGAAGCCGTCAACGGCATGATGCCGGAAGTGCAGTTTATGCCTTACCCGCACCAGTACCGCTGCCCGCTGGGCATTGGCGGTGAGGCCGGCGTTAAAGCCCTGACCTACTATTTCGAAAATCTGATAGGCGACGTGGAAAGCGGCGTGCGCAAACCTGCGGCGGTTATTCTGGAAGCCGTTCAGGGCGAGGGTGGCGTGAATCCGGCCCCGGTCGAGTGGCTGCAGCGCATCCGTAAGGTGACCCAGCAGCACGGCATTCTGCTGATTATTGACGAGGTTCAGGCTGGCTTCGCGCGTACGGGTAAATTCTTCGCCTTTGAACACGCGGGCATTGAACCTGACATTATCGTGATGTCCAAAGCCGTGGGCGGTGGCCTGCCGCTGGCAGTGCTCGGCATCAAAAAAGCATTCGATGCCTGGGAGCCAGGCCACCACACAGGCACCTTCCGCGGCAACCAGCTGGCGATGGCAACCGGGCTTAAGACATTACAGCTGCTGAAAGATAACAATGTGGCCGACAAAGTGGCGGCGCAGGGTGAATGGTTGAAGGGGAAGCTGGGCGAGCTGCAAAAACGTTATCCGGTTATCGGCCATGTACGCGGCCTGGGCCTGATGATCGGCATCGAGATTGTCAAGCCGTCCGAAGCGCAGGACCACATGGGCAGCTACCCGGCGGACGGCGAGCTGTCGGCGCTGCTGCAGAAGAAATGCTTTGAGTCAGGGCTGATCCTCGAGCGCGGCGGCCGTCACGGCAGCGTGCTGCGCCTGCTGCCTTCTCTGCTCATTACTAATGAAGAGCTGGGTATGTTCCTCGACAAATTCGAGCAGGCAATGCTGGGCGCAGGCCTGAAGCCCGTTGGCGGAGAACAAGCGTAATGTCCGAGCAAAACCCAATTCTTTCCTCTTCACTGCAAAGTATTGAGGCCTATCAGCAGGCCATCGCCCAGAGCAGCGAGGCCGTTGTGCAGTGGCTTAAGCAGCCTGAAATGTATCAGGGTAAGAGCGTTGCTCAGCTGCGCGAGCGCATCATGCTTGACTTCAACCCGCAGGGCCTGGGCAACCAGGCCGCCATCGAACGTGCTGTTGAATACTTTTTAAAGGACAGCCTGTCGGTGCATCACCCGCAGTGCGTTGCCCATCTGCATTGCCCGAGCCTGGTGGTTAGCCAGGCGGCGGAAGTGCTGATCAACGCCACCAACCAGAGCATGGACTCCTGGGACCAGAGCCCGTCGGCCACCCTCATCGAAATGAAGCTGGTCGAGTGGCTGCGTAACCTTGTGGGCTACCGGGCGGGCGACGCGGGCGTCTTCACCAGCGGCGGCACCCAAAGCAACCTGATGGGGCTGATGCTGGCACGCGACGCTTTCTTCGCGCGTCAGGGGCATTCCGTTCAGCAGGACGGGTTGGTGGGCAATCTCAGCAAGATGAAAGTTTTCTGTTCTGAGCACGCCCACTTCTCCGTACAGAAAAATATGGCGCTGCTGGGGCTGGGCTACCAGTCGGTAACGCTGGTCAAAACCGACTGCTTCGCGCGCATGGACATAAGCGACCTTGCCCACAAGCTGGAGCTGGCGAAGGCCAACGGTGAGCACGTCATGGCTATTGTGGCGACGGCGGGTACCACGGATGCCGGAGCGATCGATCCCCTGCGCGATATTGCACGCCTGGCCGCCGAAAACGCTATCTGGGTGCATGTGGATGCGGCATGGGGCGGTGCGCTGCTGCTTTCAGAGCGGTATCGCCACTATCTGGACGGCATCGAGCTGGTAGATTCCATTACGCTCGACTTCCACAAGCAGTTCTTCCAGACCATCAGCTGCGGCGCCTTCCTGCTAAAAGAAGCCCGCCACTACGAGCTGATGCGCTATCAGGCTGCCTACCTCAACTCCGAGTTTGACGAAGAGCAGGGCGTGCCGAACCTCGTGTCGAAATCCTTACAGACCACGCGCCGTTTCGACGCGCTGAAGCTGTGGATGGGGCTGGAGGCGTTGGGCCAGAAGCAGTACGCGGCTATTATTGACCACGGCGTGAGCCTGGCGCAGGACGTGGCTCATTACGTTCACGAGCAGCCAGCGCTTGAACTCGTGATGCAGCCCCAGCTGGCGAGCGTGCTGTTCCGCTATCGCCCGGCTGAATGGCCGCTGGAGAAGAGCGCCGATGTGGCTCTGCTGAACCAGAAAACGGGGGACGCGTTGTTGGAAAGCGGACGGGCCAACGTCGGGGTCACTGTGCATGGCGGGGTGACCTGCCTGAAGCTGACGCTACTGAACCCAACGGTGACGCTGGAGGACATTAAAATCCTGCTGGCGCTGGTTGAGAAAACGGCGCAGCAGATCATGGCGGCGTAGAGCTCTTTAATAGTGGCTTATCCGCTCTACGAGTAGCTTTCACGTAGGGCGGATAAGCTTAGCGTCATCCGCCCTTATTTATTCGCAGCGAGAATTTCGTTTAGCCTCGCCATGCTGGCAAATCTTATTTCACTCCTTTAATCATTAATCATTTCTTAAGCGAAGCTGCTGTTCGGGGCAATCTGCCCGGTGTGGCCAGAGCAGCAGGCTTTAAACCGGGGATCGCGGCGAGTTTTGTCTACAAATAAATAACCGCGAGGCCTGACGGCAAAAACATGTAATCCTGAACGCTGATGACCGCCCGGCTCCAGTGGGGCGACGTTCTTGTATAAGTTTCATGCTGGTCTATGCTCAATTCAGTGATATAGCACCAAAGATCATTGTGTGTGTTTGAAAATTAAAACAAAATCACCCTTTTTCCGGATACTGCTTATGAACAGGATGCTGTTGTACCTTCTGAGCGTTGGGCTTGGGCTGCCCGTGGCCGCCTGTGCCAGCGGTTTTATAGACGATACGGATGGCATGCTTGATATGAGTGATTACCTGACGGATAACCGTTACGGTTTTCTGCCCATTCCGCTAGTGATCACCGAACCGGCGGTGGGCTACGGCGGAGGGCTGTTTGGCCTGTTCCTTCACGACACGGCGGACAGCGAAAACTCAAAAGCCAGGCAGAGCGGCAAAATGATCCCCCCGGCCATGACGGCGTTCGGCGGGGGGGGGACCCAGAACGGGACATGGTTTGTTGGCGGGGGACACCGCCACACGTGGAATAATGACAGCATCCGCTACCTCGTGGCGCTGGGCTATGCGGACGTCAATCTCGACATTTATTCCGGCGATACGCTGGGGTTTGGTGGGGGGAAGGGCGTCAGCACCCAGACTAAAGGCTATGGCGGTATGCAAAGGCTGCTGTTTCGGGTCAGCGATACGCCATTCTTCGTTGGTGCATCGCAGTTTTACGCCAATATGGATATTTCTGCGGACAACAGGGTTATTAACCGGGCGCTGCAGCGTGTGCTGGGCGAAAACAGTACGACTTCCGCGTTAGGGCTGATGGTGCAGTACGACACGACGGATAACTTTTTTTATCCCCAGCGCGGCCTATCGGTAACGGGCCAGTACCAGTTTTATTCCAGCTTCCTGGGCGGGGACTATCGCTACAACCAACTGTCCATCGACGGCAAATATTTTCAGCCCCTTGGTCATGATTTGACGCTGGTGCTGGCGGGGGACTATCAGTCATTGTCGAACCACGATGGGCATCTGCCGCCGATGGCTCGGCCCTATATTAATCTGCGGGGCATCTCGCGCTACCGCTACCAGGGGGATTACGTCAGCACAGTGCAAACGCAGCTGGAATGGCAGATGACGCCGCGCTGGACGCTGCAGGGATTTGTCGGTGCCGGAAGCGCCAGCAAAGAGGCGGATGAGCTTTATCACCAGACGGAAGTAGCATGGGGCGGCGGTTTTCGCTACCTGGTGGCCCGCAAATTCGGCCTGCGCACGGGGATAGACGTCGCTTTCAGCGACAGCGAGCAGGCGGTATATTTCAACGTTGGCGCGGGCCTGTAAAAGGAATTTATTGCCCCAGACGATAACGCTAACATATATATAAAAGCATGGCTGTTCCTCCGCATGGGCGCAGTTTTGAGAGGGTTCGGATGAAGACGATTTTTAAGGGTAAACAGCAGTACCGGATGCTTGCACTGCCGCTGCTGCTGTTATCCGGGCATGCGCTGGCGGCGGCTGACACAGAATCAACCTCAGACAGCAGTACATTTCCAATCTGGGGAGATGAGGCCCGCGCGCGCGGCTACTCTATACCACTGCCGTTTGGGGTAAATTTTAGCTACATGAATATGCGTCAGAACGTTGACGTTGACAGCATTACTTTTTCCGGCCTGAAGCTTGGTACGCACGCGATCCCGACCGATATGTTCAATATTGACGTCGGCAGCACCCGCGAGCGCAGCAAAACGGAGAATCTGCGTCTGGACATGTGGGTTTTTCCCTTCCTCAACGTCTACGGCCTGGTTGGCTACACCAAGGGCTCATCCGTTTCTAACGTTTCAGTAGATGCCGATCCGTCTTTGTATACGGGTATCGATCGCATTATCGCTTCCTCCGTGCATAACCTGAATCGAAGCGGCGACCTGAAAGATATCGACTTCCAGCTGGATTTCAAAGGCCAGACCTACGGGGCCGGTTTTACTCTCGCCGGAGGCTATCAAAACTGGTTCGGCCTGGTAGATACCAACTACACCCGGACAGACTTTGATATTCTGGACGGTAAAATCTCAGCGCTGACCGTCTCGCCGCGCGTTGGCTATCGTTTTGAGCTTCAGGGCATCTCCGGGCCATCGCATCTGAGCCTTTGGGTAGGGGCGATGTACCAGGACGTGCAGCAGGAATTCAAAGGCAGCCTGTCTGATTTGCACATGCCCGCGCAGCTTCAGCCGCTGATCAACACAGTGAACAAGGACGATCAGGGCCGTTTCGACGTTAAGCAGCACCTCACGTCGCCGTGGAACACGCTGTTGGGCGCACAGTATGAAATTACGCAAAACTTTAACGTACTGACCGAAATTGGCTTTAACGAGCGCAACAGCTTCTTCGTGGCGGGCGAATATCGATTCTGATGAACAGATATGGAACGTTGTTCCTTGCTGTGCTGAGCCTGCTGTCCATTTCGCAAAGCGCCCGGGGCGTTAGCCGCGAGGAGATTGACGGTTTTCTCGGCAAGCTGGGCGCGGACAATCAATATGATGCCAGCAAAGGTATCAACTGGAGCGTGCTGCCCGGCCCGTTCTATACCCCCGAGTTAAAACTTGGCCTCGGCGCGGCGATTGCCGGGGTTTACCGCGTCGATCCAAATGATAAAACCACGCAAAACTCATCGATTT encodes the following:
- a CDS encoding SH3 domain-containing protein, with amino-acid sequence MKLRNLLALLVVTSVVGCKAPPPTMTDDTIVTSVVNGVTLTHRYAVSPPAEFTAIDADYRALYPGSILSKPDFGGKVIGQLENGQTYRVLGQVEHSWLAIAEKDKQQLTGYVPMRALVKSELYAQTLKKDRPRPRKAAKKTTCVAVDNASKACQNANNGTWIID
- a CDS encoding diaminobutyrate--2-oxoglutarate transaminase, whose translation is MTDKVRIDTLGANSLNGNNEAYLARQAEYESNVRSYPRKLPLAIAKAEGVWITDVENNHYLDCLAGAGTLALGHNHPDVLQSIQNVLTSGLPLHTLDLTTPLKDQFSAYLLSLLPSQGKEYCLQFTGPSGADAVEAALKLAKKVTGRSGIISFSGAYHGMTHGALSVTGNLSPKEAVNGMMPEVQFMPYPHQYRCPLGIGGEAGVKALTYYFENLIGDVESGVRKPAAVILEAVQGEGGVNPAPVEWLQRIRKVTQQHGILLIIDEVQAGFARTGKFFAFEHAGIEPDIIVMSKAVGGGLPLAVLGIKKAFDAWEPGHHTGTFRGNQLAMATGLKTLQLLKDNNVADKVAAQGEWLKGKLGELQKRYPVIGHVRGLGLMIGIEIVKPSEAQDHMGSYPADGELSALLQKKCFESGLILERGGRHGSVLRLLPSLLITNEELGMFLDKFEQAMLGAGLKPVGGEQA
- a CDS encoding aspartate aminotransferase family protein; this translates as MSEQNPILSSSLQSIEAYQQAIAQSSEAVVQWLKQPEMYQGKSVAQLRERIMLDFNPQGLGNQAAIERAVEYFLKDSLSVHHPQCVAHLHCPSLVVSQAAEVLINATNQSMDSWDQSPSATLIEMKLVEWLRNLVGYRAGDAGVFTSGGTQSNLMGLMLARDAFFARQGHSVQQDGLVGNLSKMKVFCSEHAHFSVQKNMALLGLGYQSVTLVKTDCFARMDISDLAHKLELAKANGEHVMAIVATAGTTDAGAIDPLRDIARLAAENAIWVHVDAAWGGALLLSERYRHYLDGIELVDSITLDFHKQFFQTISCGAFLLKEARHYELMRYQAAYLNSEFDEEQGVPNLVSKSLQTTRRFDALKLWMGLEALGQKQYAAIIDHGVSLAQDVAHYVHEQPALELVMQPQLASVLFRYRPAEWPLEKSADVALLNQKTGDALLESGRANVGVTVHGGVTCLKLTLLNPTVTLEDIKILLALVEKTAQQIMAA
- a CDS encoding BamA/TamA family outer membrane protein, which translates into the protein MNRMLLYLLSVGLGLPVAACASGFIDDTDGMLDMSDYLTDNRYGFLPIPLVITEPAVGYGGGLFGLFLHDTADSENSKARQSGKMIPPAMTAFGGGGTQNGTWFVGGGHRHTWNNDSIRYLVALGYADVNLDIYSGDTLGFGGGKGVSTQTKGYGGMQRLLFRVSDTPFFVGASQFYANMDISADNRVINRALQRVLGENSTTSALGLMVQYDTTDNFFYPQRGLSVTGQYQFYSSFLGGDYRYNQLSIDGKYFQPLGHDLTLVLAGDYQSLSNHDGHLPPMARPYINLRGISRYRYQGDYVSTVQTQLEWQMTPRWTLQGFVGAGSASKEADELYHQTEVAWGGGFRYLVARKFGLRTGIDVAFSDSEQAVYFNVGAGL